From Candidatus Bathyarchaeota archaeon, the proteins below share one genomic window:
- a CDS encoding ABC transporter substrate-binding protein: protein MVASIGYSTSADLGEAVSFSAAGSIDPDGEIVKYLWHFGDGTTALGKNVKHTYSVPGSYVIYVDAEDDEGGKANTIAAPVFIKINRPQVTELSLDLPPVAIIGASASVVKVGEEVEVSGGASYHYRLRRGAIQSYSSNVKSWSFDFGDGSVSSGKTATHTYDEPGSYSVVLTVTNKLNAKEDSVARTIIVTEEPVSYQGIVKNPDTLIMAMGAPSHLEPMRLSEGNVGRWIDLALFDTLMAFLPGGTEPSLEGGLAKDLDVSADGLTYTFTLRDGIKFWDGSALTAHDVVYTYRRSMGKGMSWGALLVEPLLGIEYGEPITTEALEDHIYATDDKTVVFKLSRTYGPFLFTVAYPGRGIIQKAAAIEAGSWYLGDTRDWSIELDPAFEDVEGVIAGKGVIGSGPFMVEEWSKGERIQLTRFDDYWQGPAPEETILSLTISEWSTKYLMFREGDIDVMSPASPVQAEQVIALPATSQTYVTPIRQEGFIEVCYFGHDFDETKAPSDNQVPGDFFSADVHMRKAFSYSLPYETYVNEVYLGWAEPAKGVLNTGWPGYYENFPYTYDPVKAEEEFKLAYGGKYWDEGFQITYAYQAWAADTGGVLGELLAQSIADINPKFKVIPTVTTWGDLVGGGTPFGTMVAENGPDAYYIQNVYSGTQGYAGRFGYRSSEVDDLLAEATATSDAAAQEALYIDAQKILEDDIPGMLTVYTPAFFAAHDYVSGFQYSIAWITDPGWVYTLEKTP from the coding sequence GAGGACGATGAGGGGGGTAAGGCTAATACTATAGCCGCTCCAGTCTTTATCAAAATCAACAGACCTCAGGTTACAGAGCTCAGCCTTGATCTACCTCCCGTGGCCATCATTGGTGCATCAGCAAGTGTTGTGAAGGTTGGTGAGGAAGTAGAGGTTTCTGGTGGTGCATCTTATCACTACCGGTTGAGGAGAGGCGCCATCCAGTCATACAGTTCCAATGTTAAAAGTTGGAGCTTTGATTTCGGTGACGGATCTGTTTCCTCAGGTAAAACTGCAACCCATACTTATGACGAGCCTGGAAGCTATAGCGTGGTGTTAACTGTCACTAACAAACTTAATGCAAAAGAGGACTCTGTGGCAAGAACTATAATCGTCACTGAGGAGCCTGTCAGCTACCAAGGTATTGTGAAGAATCCTGATACTTTGATTATGGCTATGGGCGCTCCATCACATCTCGAGCCTATGAGACTCTCGGAAGGAAATGTCGGAAGATGGATTGACCTAGCATTGTTCGACACTCTTATGGCGTTCCTACCAGGCGGAACAGAGCCTTCACTTGAGGGTGGTCTCGCCAAGGATCTTGATGTCTCTGCAGATGGCTTGACTTATACCTTCACACTGAGGGATGGAATAAAATTCTGGGATGGATCAGCGCTTACAGCACATGACGTTGTCTATACATACCGCCGGAGCATGGGAAAGGGAATGAGTTGGGGAGCACTTTTGGTGGAACCTCTTCTAGGAATCGAATATGGTGAACCTATCACCACCGAGGCCCTTGAAGACCACATCTACGCAACTGACGACAAAACGGTTGTGTTCAAGCTCTCCCGAACCTATGGACCTTTCTTATTCACGGTGGCATATCCAGGCAGGGGAATCATCCAAAAAGCAGCAGCCATTGAAGCAGGTTCATGGTATTTGGGAGACACTAGAGACTGGTCCATCGAACTTGACCCAGCCTTTGAGGACGTTGAAGGCGTCATCGCAGGTAAGGGGGTTATTGGCTCAGGGCCTTTCATGGTAGAGGAGTGGTCCAAAGGTGAGCGGATTCAGCTTACTCGGTTCGATGACTACTGGCAGGGTCCAGCTCCAGAGGAGACTATATTAAGCCTCACCATTTCAGAGTGGTCAACTAAATATCTAATGTTCCGGGAGGGTGACATTGACGTAATGTCCCCAGCTTCTCCCGTTCAAGCTGAACAGGTTATTGCCCTACCAGCAACATCACAAACCTATGTAACTCCCATCAGACAAGAGGGATTCATAGAGGTTTGCTACTTTGGTCATGACTTTGATGAAACAAAAGCACCATCTGACAACCAGGTACCAGGAGACTTCTTTAGCGCAGATGTACATATGAGGAAAGCGTTCTCATATTCTCTTCCATACGAGACCTATGTAAATGAGGTCTACCTCGGATGGGCTGAGCCTGCAAAGGGCGTCCTTAATACTGGATGGCCTGGATACTATGAGAACTTCCCTTACACGTACGACCCTGTGAAAGCAGAGGAGGAGTTCAAACTGGCATACGGTGGAAAGTATTGGGACGAAGGCTTCCAGATAACTTATGCATACCAAGCATGGGCTGCGGATACTGGTGGCGTCCTAGGTGAGCTATTAGCTCAATCCATTGCAGACATCAACCCCAAATTCAAGGTGATTCCGACGGTTACGACCTGGGGAGACTTGGTCGGCGGAGGAACGCCTTTTGGAACCATGGTCGCAGAAAACGGACCTGATGCTTACTATATTCAGAACGTCTACTCAGGAACACAAGGATATGCAGGTAGATTTGGTTACCGAAGCTCAGAAGTTGACGATTTGCTCGCAGAAGCTACAGCCACTTCAGATGCTGCAGCTCAGGAAGCGCTGTATATAGATGCCCAGAAAATCCTCGAAGACGACATTCCGGGCATGCTTACAGTCTATACTCCAGCCTTCTTTGCAGCACACGACTATGTATCCGGGTTCCAGTATAGCATAGCTTGGATCACTGATCCGGGCTGGGTCTACACACTAGAAAAAACTCCTTAA
- a CDS encoding D-aminoacylase, whose translation MDFDFLLVKGHVIDGTGNSWFRADVGIAGDCINSIGNLNGFGAKRTIDADGLIVAPGFIDIHGHSSYSVLIDSRVESKIMQGITTEVSGNCGTSPAPMRGAVREYRQRFMDARLPEGFVLNWETMGEYLDKIDEQGVAFNVVPLVGQGSVRQNVMGFEDRKPTKDEMKEMCILTDEALRGGAWGMSSGLVTTPSCYADTQELIELAKVVARHNCVYCIHLRGEGETLFNALNEAFEIGKKSGVSLEIVHFKASGRDNWGKTEDGLRMIEEARAKGLDVTIDQYPYIASSIGLSALLPPWAHKGGNDKLLNRLKDPEFREKIKNGPARLTKNLDNVMISFAKNNPDYEGIRVTEIARLQDKDPLDTVFDILLAENAQVGMVVFGMSEEDVERVMRSPYMMVCSDGVGVSPRGTHKRGKPHPRYYGAFPRVLGYYVREKGILSLQESIRKMTSLPAQRIGLRDRGLLREGFKADIVMFDPETVNDQATFTDPHRFPKGINYVMINGRLVVDGGEQTREIPGRVLRKQA comes from the coding sequence TTGGATTTTGATTTTCTCCTAGTAAAGGGCCATGTCATCGACGGAACTGGAAATTCCTGGTTTCGAGCGGATGTAGGTATCGCAGGGGACTGCATCAATTCTATTGGGAACCTGAACGGTTTTGGTGCAAAAAGAACCATTGACGCAGACGGGCTCATCGTTGCCCCAGGATTTATTGATATACATGGCCACTCCAGCTATTCGGTGCTTATTGACTCAAGGGTGGAAAGTAAAATCATGCAGGGTATCACCACTGAGGTTTCTGGAAACTGTGGAACGTCCCCTGCCCCAATGAGAGGAGCTGTTAGGGAATACCGGCAAAGGTTCATGGATGCTAGGCTACCTGAAGGTTTTGTCCTCAACTGGGAAACTATGGGAGAGTACCTCGACAAGATAGATGAGCAGGGTGTAGCATTCAATGTTGTACCTCTAGTTGGTCAGGGTAGTGTACGTCAGAATGTTATGGGATTTGAAGACCGAAAGCCAACAAAGGATGAGATGAAGGAGATGTGTATCCTAACGGATGAAGCCCTGAGAGGCGGGGCTTGGGGCATGTCCTCTGGCCTAGTCACTACTCCTAGTTGCTACGCAGATACTCAAGAACTCATTGAGCTTGCAAAGGTCGTTGCACGGCACAACTGCGTTTACTGTATCCATCTCAGGGGGGAGGGAGAGACCCTTTTTAATGCGCTTAATGAGGCCTTTGAGATTGGAAAGAAATCCGGGGTGTCTCTGGAAATTGTTCATTTCAAGGCCTCAGGAAGAGATAACTGGGGCAAAACTGAGGATGGTCTGAGAATGATCGAAGAGGCTCGTGCCAAAGGCCTAGATGTCACTATTGACCAGTATCCCTACATAGCCTCAAGCATCGGTCTTTCAGCCCTTTTGCCTCCTTGGGCTCACAAGGGGGGAAACGATAAGCTCTTGAATAGGCTAAAGGATCCCGAATTTAGGGAAAAGATCAAGAATGGGCCAGCCCGATTAACCAAGAATCTTGATAACGTCATGATCTCGTTTGCCAAGAATAATCCAGATTATGAGGGAATTAGAGTAACTGAGATCGCTAGGTTACAGGATAAGGATCCCTTAGACACTGTTTTTGATATATTATTGGCGGAGAACGCTCAAGTGGGGATGGTTGTCTTTGGTATGTCCGAGGAGGATGTTGAGCGGGTTATGCGTAGCCCTTATATGATGGTCTGCTCAGACGGCGTGGGCGTGTCACCAAGGGGTACCCACAAAAGAGGGAAGCCTCATCCCCGATACTATGGCGCCTTTCCCAGGGTTCTAGGCTACTATGTCCGGGAGAAGGGTATTCTAAGTCTCCAAGAGTCTATCAGGAAGATGACATCATTACCGGCCCAACGGATAGGTCTCAGGGACAGAGGTCTTCTGAGGGAAGGTTTCAAAGCTGATATTGTCATGTTCGACCCCGAGACTGTGAATGACCAGGCTACTTTCACAGATCCACATAGATTTCCAAAGGGGATAAACTATGTGATGATAAACGGGCGCCTTGTCGTCGATGGTGGGGAACAAACAAGAGAAATTCCCGGGAGAGTCTTACGCAAACAAGCCTAA